Proteins encoded by one window of Vigna radiata var. radiata cultivar VC1973A chromosome 5, Vradiata_ver6, whole genome shotgun sequence:
- the LOC111241564 gene encoding uncharacterized protein LOC111241564, with protein MKLRALALTDVPSRCDSGGLERPRDVTDLPIPTPFAFAIQQLGIVKSADLQYDLKVVPCKPQTGFRFGQPTGTLWNPNAYQQAVEFARNLGMRFTIVDTTVKEGTAWWLFQQDYAEDVFQLTCPYPETNFTEMMTLPHSLYLNNEGPNPSNPISDLTGAPHTGNFGIMMQSPHHGINISTFKAISDTTND; from the coding sequence ATGAAGCTCAGAGCCCTAGCTCTAACCGACGTACCAAGTAGGTGCGATTCGGGTGGACTCGAGAGGCCTAGAGATGTAACGGATCTTCCGATCCCCACACCCTTCGCCTTTGCTATCCAACAGCTGGGCATTGTAAAAAGTGCTGACTTACAATATGATTTGAAAGTCGTACCCTGCAAGCCACAGACGGGATTTAGATTCGGCCAACCCACAGGCACTCTCTGGAACCCTAACGCTTATCAACAAGCGGTTGAGTTTGCAAGAAACCTTGGTATGCGATTCACAATCGTTGATACCACTGTCAAAGAAGGCACTGCTTGGTGGCTATTTCAGCAAGACTACGCAGAAGATGTCTTTCAGCTAACCTGCCCTTATCCAGAAACCAACTTCACAGAAATGATGACGCTGCCTCACTCGCTGTATCTTAACAATGAAGGACCCAACCCATCGAACCCAATCTCCGACCTCACCGGCGCCCCACACACTGGAAATTTCGGCATCATGATGCAGTCTCCACACCATGGAATCAACATCTCTACATTTAAAGCCATCTCCGACACAACCAACGATTAA
- the LOC106761175 gene encoding vacuolar protein sorting-associated protein 2 homolog 2 — translation MNIFKKKTSPKEALRSSKREMAVATRGIEREITSLQMEEKKLVAEIKREAKTGNEAATRILARQLVRLRQQITNLQGSRAQIRGVATHTQALYASTSISTGMKGATKAMVAMNKQMAPAKQVKVIREFQKQSAQLDMTIEMMSESIDETLDKDEAEEETEELTNQVLDEIGVDIASQLSSAPKGRIASRNTENVAPRSEESQDVEELEKRLASLRRI, via the exons ATGAACATCTTCAAGAAGAAAACTTCACCCAAAG AAGCTCTGCGGTCAAGTAAGAGGGAAATGGCTGTTGCAACCAGAG GAATTGAAAGAGAGATAACATCACTTCAGATGGAG gaaaaaaaattggtgGCAGAAATTAAGAGAGAAGCAAAAACTGGAAATGAA GCTGCCACCAGAATCTTAGCTCGTCAACTTGTTAGGTTACGTCAACAGATAACCAATTTGCAGGGAAGTCGTGCGCAGATCAGGGGTGTAGCAACTCACACACAG GCATTATATGCAAGCACTTCAATCTCCACAGGAATGAAGGGTGCAACTAAAGCAATGGTGGCAATGAATAAG CAAATGGCACCGGCAAAACAGGTGAAAGTGATCAGAGAATTCCAAAAGCAATCAGCCCAATTGGACATGACG ATTGAGATGATGTCAGAATCTATTGATGAAACTTTAGACAAAGATGAAGCCGAGGAAGAAACCGAAGAGCTCACCAACCAG GTTCTTGATGAGATTGGAGTGGATATTGCATCCCAG TTATCTTCTGCTCCGAAAGGACGAATTGCTTCAAGGAATACTGAAAATGTTGCTCCAAG ATCAGAAGAATCCCAAGATGTTGAAGAACTTGAAAAGAGATTGGCATCTCTTCGAAGAATATAA